In Bombus terrestris chromosome 13, iyBomTerr1.2, whole genome shotgun sequence, the DNA window TGGGGATAGCGCCAATCACAATACaagataatattgtataatatttaattaatagcaGAAAACGGAAGGatcataaacaaaatattaaacttGAATATTACCGTTAAAAACTATGTATTATTTCATGTATAGGCataaaaatatctgaaaatcaatattatattaaatattaaaaacttaCCCTTAATAACAATACTTGCATATTTTGCTCTGCAAATCGTCTAGCAATACAAGATCTAGGACCATGACCAAAAGGTAACAATACATATGGATGTACTGATTTTCCACAATTTATTTTACTGCTACTTTCTGAATGTTTACGCAGCCATCTTTCTGGCATAAACAAGTCTGGTTTGTTAAAGTATTCAGGAAGACGACAAGTGACTTGGTTTTGTGTTACAACAACAGTCTAAAAGAAACGAATGAGGAGAACATATTTTTACTTTgggaatttacataaaaagaaaatatgttatatatagcTTTTCTAATATAACAAAAcattattaaaagtaataataaaataaagctgTTATCCATTGAAAGTGAATTCTATTGAAACTTATAGGACATCAACTAATTTACATTTTGTTAAGATTTATAACTTACCCTTTTAGGTACTTGATAACCATTAAGAACAATATCATTTTGCAATATGCGACCTATTCCTATAGAAATTGGATTTAATCGCAAGCTTTCCTTGATGACAGCTTTGGTATACGAAGCATTTCGCAACACACCTGCTGTTATTGGTTGACTATGATCAGCTAAAAACTGTGTGGCTTCAATTCTCAATTTTTCTTGAATATCTTGATGTCTTGCCAGGTGATACAAGGCAAAAGCAGTACTGTAAGTAGTCTAGGGACacagaaaatttatatatttaatttcccttttttttataattgttaGCCTACACTATTAAATTAGTAATGTTAATAAAAGGATACGTAATCTAGTCAAActcaattaaatttttacattgtATGTAAActtaaaaatgtataacgtattataaaataatataagttatatcaCAAGTTTTTATTAggacttatatctattttaaaaatataatagtatctatatatatatatataatgtttctAATAGTAGCATTTATATCCATAATGTTCTTAAACATTACCctttatataaaaacatataacaTAACATATAATGAACATTAGTTATTCTCAGACTTAATATCATATTAAATGATGTCATCATGTAGATGTTTACTTGTTCActgtaaaatgtatatatatataataatctatttgttttctataaaataaacaaattttacacATGTAAATAAAGAtccaaatttcttatttatatattcaatcaATACAGTAATTatgtatttacaaatatttaaatgttattcgtatttcttaaattaataataaacatgCACATGCATAAATATAACACTAATACGTAGTTACATCTATAatgatatgtattataatatttacagtATCTATACCAGCAAGTAACATGTCACAAGCCATGCCCACAATATCCTTAATATCCAGAGCAGGATTTTCTAAATACGCATTTAAGAATGATTTGTTATGTCCAGTTTTCGTGCTCTGTTTTTTCTGAGATACCAATTCTAATGCAACCCTGATACATTAAAAAGACATAACATATGAGGTACAGCATTTAAAAATAAGCTAATTATAATGtacagaatgaaatatttagatTGCTTGAGCTTTCATTGAGTTAAGCTGATTGATACAAAATCATATTAATACACACACATTTCTGTCTACTTATGACAAATATTGTTAACGTGccgttaataattattttaagcaTATGAAATCCTTCTGTACTTTTCTTATTGTAGAACTTAcaatataatgataataaattatacaaattatccATGAGCAACTTCAATAAATTCGTGATTTTAATGACTTTGTATAATGAGAAATAATCTAGTAATCATAAACAATAAATGATAATTCTGTGtaagattaaaaattattgctTACATTTCCATGTATGTTTGTGCTTTACGTAATTTTCGGTACAATGGGGTTTCAAAAAAACGCCATAATTGCAATCCATTATCCAACCTTAACATTACGCTATTTGTTGTAAAGGCAGCCTTGATTAATTTTGAACTTGTAGAATTTTcacatctttcttcttttgagAAACTATTCAATCTTACATCAAAAACAACCAGACATGTCActaaaatcaaatatatatatatatatatcaaaagaTTATTAgacatctttttatttatatgtatataaatttattaatagtatGTGTGTCTGTTTGTCTATTAGGAAATGACACCAATCATTAAATTTAAGTATAACATAGTTCAAATTTAGGAAAAAGAATGTAATTGCAAAAAAGAAACTTCAGTTCTATGTACATTAAGAGATATGTGTGATCATATTACATTCAAGGAATAAGCGTGATAAAAGAGGTAAGAAGTCATCAAACTTCTCattaatacataattcaataaattcttGAATGACATCATctgtttcttttaaataattgatCACGTCTTGAGGTTTACTAGAAACTTTTTGGAACTCTTTTCGTAATCTCCACCATTCTGTTCCATTTCTGAAATTTGTAATACTACATTAgagtaaattaatttaatagaaagtTGTATACACATCATATTAATACTATGCTCAATATCTA includes these proteins:
- the LOC100649492 gene encoding cytochrome P450 302a1, mitochondrial isoform X2, with the translated sequence MTKKKLYYIKFYSANFAKCNIETNDHQPKPFNNIPGPKSLPVIGTLYKYLPFIGEYSFTNLYESGKRKLEQFGPLVREEIVPNVNVVLVYRPEDIAEIFKAESGLHPERRSHLALLKYRKDRTDVYNTGGLLPTNGTEWWRLRKEFQKVSSKPQDVINYLKETDDVIQEFIELCINEKFDDFLPLLSRLFLELTCLVVFDVRLNSFSKEERCENSTSSKLIKAAFTTNSVMLRLDNGLQLWRFFETPLYRKLRKAQTYMEMVALELVSQKKQSTKTGHNKSFLNAYLENPALDIKDIVGMACDMLLAGIDTTTYSTAFALYHLARHQDIQEKLRIEATQFLADHSQPITAGVLRNASYTKAVIKESLRLNPISIGIGRILQNDIVLNGYQVPKRTVVVTQNQVTCRLPEYFNKPDLFMPERWLRKHSESSSKINCGKSVHPYVLLPFGHGPRSCIARRFAEQNMQVLLLRMCQRLKIFWHGGELGMISLLINKPDAPLKFNFHEVLKTNSTCIQKNEIV
- the LOC100649492 gene encoding cytochrome P450 302a1, mitochondrial isoform X1: MYTWLQKYSPYMTKKKLYYIKFYSANFAKCNIETNDHQPKPFNNIPGPKSLPVIGTLYKYLPFIGEYSFTNLYESGKRKLEQFGPLVREEIVPNVNVVLVYRPEDIAEIFKAESGLHPERRSHLALLKYRKDRTDVYNTGGLLPTNGTEWWRLRKEFQKVSSKPQDVINYLKETDDVIQEFIELCINEKFDDFLPLLSRLFLELTCLVVFDVRLNSFSKEERCENSTSSKLIKAAFTTNSVMLRLDNGLQLWRFFETPLYRKLRKAQTYMEMVALELVSQKKQSTKTGHNKSFLNAYLENPALDIKDIVGMACDMLLAGIDTTTYSTAFALYHLARHQDIQEKLRIEATQFLADHSQPITAGVLRNASYTKAVIKESLRLNPISIGIGRILQNDIVLNGYQVPKRTVVVTQNQVTCRLPEYFNKPDLFMPERWLRKHSESSSKINCGKSVHPYVLLPFGHGPRSCIARRFAEQNMQVLLLRMCQRLKIFWHGGELGMISLLINKPDAPLKFNFHEVLKTNSTCIQKNEIV